A portion of the Granulosicoccus antarcticus IMCC3135 genome contains these proteins:
- the lptA gene encoding lipopolysaccharide transport periplasmic protein LptA, protein MSRLLLSTLLCIYAALLNPALARENDLAQPIEVQADKSEFDEVAGTQTLTGNVEITQGSMRITADHIAILLKNNALSTITGNGSPIRFEQENEAGELMSGQAERISYDALAGVLTLEGSATLSQPKQELVSERITFNARTQKVSAEGGPKSGRVSIQIQPPTSADE, encoded by the coding sequence ATGAGCAGGCTGCTCCTGAGCACGCTGCTATGCATCTACGCAGCGCTACTCAATCCGGCTCTGGCACGCGAAAATGATCTTGCCCAGCCAATCGAAGTACAGGCAGACAAGTCTGAATTCGACGAAGTGGCCGGCACCCAGACTCTCACTGGAAATGTCGAAATTACTCAGGGAAGCATGCGTATAACCGCTGACCACATTGCCATTTTATTGAAAAACAATGCCTTGAGCACGATTACCGGCAACGGCTCACCCATCCGCTTCGAACAAGAGAACGAGGCCGGCGAACTGATGAGTGGCCAGGCAGAGCGTATTTCCTACGATGCTCTGGCAGGTGTACTGACACTCGAAGGCAGTGCAACCTTGAGCCAGCCGAAACAGGAACTGGTCAGCGAACGCATCACCTTTAACGCCAGAACACAGAAGGTCAGCGCAGAGGGTGGCCCCAAATCGGGCCGCGTCAGCATTCAGATTCAGCCACCCACGAGCGCTGACGAGTGA
- the lptB gene encoding LPS export ABC transporter ATP-binding protein, whose protein sequence is MTETPVRRTLAANELFKAYKKRRILEGVSLSVNSGDVVGLLGPNGAGKTTCFYMVVGLVKPDQGSIILDGEDITEFPMHARARKGVGYLPQEASVFRQLTVSQNILAILETRKELNREDRQDRLEALLEELQISHIRDSLGISLSGGERRRVEIARALSADPGFILLDEPFAGVDPISILDIQRIITHLKERNIGVLITDHNVRETLGICDRAYILSHGKLIAEGSPADVLANEEVRTVYLGDNFKI, encoded by the coding sequence ATGACAGAGACGCCGGTGCGACGCACACTGGCTGCCAATGAGCTCTTCAAAGCCTACAAGAAGCGCCGCATCCTTGAAGGGGTGTCCCTGTCGGTCAACAGTGGCGACGTTGTCGGCCTGCTCGGCCCCAATGGTGCCGGCAAGACCACCTGCTTCTACATGGTTGTGGGACTGGTCAAACCGGACCAGGGAAGCATTATTCTGGATGGTGAGGACATCACCGAATTTCCGATGCACGCCAGAGCCCGCAAGGGTGTGGGTTATCTGCCACAGGAAGCTTCGGTTTTCCGCCAACTGACCGTCAGTCAGAACATCCTGGCAATACTTGAAACCCGCAAGGAGCTCAACCGGGAAGATCGGCAGGATCGCCTTGAAGCACTGCTCGAAGAACTGCAGATCTCACACATCAGGGACAGCCTGGGAATCAGCCTGTCTGGCGGCGAACGACGTCGCGTGGAAATAGCCCGGGCACTTTCAGCCGATCCCGGATTCATATTGCTGGACGAACCCTTTGCCGGTGTCGACCCCATCTCGATTCTCGACATTCAACGCATTATTACGCACCTCAAGGAGCGCAACATCGGCGTACTTATTACCGATCATAATGTCCGCGAAACTCTGGGTATCTGTGACCGCGCCTATATCCTGAGCCACGGCAAGCTGATTGCCGAAGGCAGTCCGGCGGATGTTCTCGCCAATGAAGAAGTACGTACCGTCTATCTGGGTGACAACTTCAAAATCTGA
- a CDS encoding RNA polymerase factor sigma-54: MKQSLQIKMGQSLAMTPQLQQAIKLLQLSTLELQTEIQTALDSNPMLEMQDDEGAEPREADLANESRETREANREAETAAAEQKQSATEVELAGESSQGQDDTIMPEDLPVDSVWDDVYDSASPSSTGTSGSDGESRDFTEFHNAGIASIQDHLNEQIRFAPLSERDQEIAETIIDAIDNNGYLIDDVDILIDGLNRDIIDEDLMFIADEFETVLHLVQHLDPPGCGARDASECMTIQLMQLPESIIRTNALGIVKDHLELLAAHDFARLRRLFKVNEEQLQEAIALIRSLNPRPGRQLVNDHDQYIVPDVFVKKVKGVWRVELNPDIAPKLGINALYAGMVKRADKSDDNNFMRNHLQEARWFIKSLQSRNETLIRVATAIVERQRSFLEYGDEAMKPLVLRDIAEQLSLHESTISRVTTHKYIHTPRGIFEFKYFFSSHVSTANGGECSATAIRAMIKKFIAAEDATKPLSDSKIASTLVAEGIQVARRTVAKYRESMAIPPSNERKRLN; encoded by the coding sequence ATGAAACAGTCACTGCAAATCAAGATGGGCCAGTCGTTGGCCATGACGCCACAACTGCAGCAGGCAATCAAGCTCCTGCAATTGTCGACACTTGAACTGCAGACTGAAATTCAGACCGCTCTCGACAGCAATCCCATGCTCGAGATGCAAGATGACGAAGGCGCTGAGCCCCGCGAGGCCGACCTGGCCAACGAATCACGCGAAACGCGCGAAGCCAATCGAGAAGCTGAAACGGCGGCGGCCGAGCAGAAGCAATCAGCCACAGAGGTTGAACTGGCAGGTGAAAGCTCACAGGGCCAGGACGACACCATCATGCCCGAAGACCTGCCCGTTGATAGTGTCTGGGATGATGTTTATGACTCAGCCTCCCCCTCCAGCACAGGCACCTCTGGCAGCGACGGTGAATCGCGCGACTTCACCGAATTCCACAATGCCGGAATTGCCAGCATTCAGGACCACCTCAACGAACAGATCCGCTTCGCCCCACTATCCGAAAGAGATCAGGAAATTGCCGAGACCATTATCGATGCTATCGATAATAACGGTTACCTGATAGACGATGTCGACATCCTGATTGACGGTTTGAACCGCGACATCATTGATGAAGACCTGATGTTCATCGCAGATGAGTTTGAAACCGTGTTGCATCTTGTGCAGCACCTGGACCCACCCGGTTGCGGTGCTCGTGATGCCAGTGAGTGCATGACCATCCAACTGATGCAACTGCCTGAATCCATTATCAGAACCAATGCTCTGGGCATTGTCAAAGACCATCTGGAGCTATTGGCAGCACACGATTTTGCACGCCTGCGCCGCCTGTTCAAGGTAAACGAGGAGCAACTGCAAGAGGCCATCGCCCTGATTCGCAGCCTCAACCCTCGCCCCGGCCGGCAGCTGGTCAATGATCACGATCAATATATCGTGCCTGATGTTTTCGTCAAGAAAGTCAAAGGCGTCTGGCGTGTTGAACTAAATCCTGACATTGCCCCCAAACTGGGTATCAACGCCCTCTATGCCGGTATGGTCAAACGTGCTGATAAAAGTGACGATAACAACTTCATGCGGAACCATCTGCAGGAAGCGCGCTGGTTCATCAAGAGCCTGCAAAGCCGCAACGAGACGCTGATTCGTGTGGCCACCGCTATCGTCGAGCGTCAGCGCAGCTTTCTGGAATACGGCGACGAGGCCATGAAACCGCTGGTCTTGCGCGATATTGCCGAACAACTGAGCCTGCACGAGTCCACCATCTCACGCGTTACCACCCACAAATACATTCATACACCACGCGGTATTTTTGAATTCAAGTATTTTTTCTCAAGTCACGTCTCCACCGCCAACGGCGGCGAATGCTCGGCAACCGCCATACGCGCCATGATCAAGAAGTTCATCGCCGCGGAGGACGCTACGAAACCGTTATCTGACAGTAAGATTGCCAGTACGTTAGTCGCAGAGGGAATACAGGTTGCGCGTCGCACCGTTGCCAAGTATCGTGAATCCATGGCAATTCCGCCATCAAATGAGCGTAAACGTTTGAACTGA
- the hpf gene encoding ribosome hibernation-promoting factor, HPF/YfiA family: MNLTVTGHHVDVTSSMRNYVNDKMERLQRHSDNLFGVHVILTVEKSRQKAEATIKVSGTQLYADTTEPDMYAAIDLLTDKLDRQLIRHKEKMKTHRRTGDTAIPE, from the coding sequence ATGAACTTAACCGTAACCGGTCACCACGTTGATGTCACCAGCTCGATGCGCAACTATGTGAATGACAAGATGGAACGCCTCCAGCGCCACTCTGACAACCTCTTCGGGGTCCACGTGATTCTTACCGTGGAGAAGAGCCGACAGAAAGCTGAGGCCACCATCAAGGTTTCTGGCACCCAGCTGTACGCAGATACCACCGAGCCGGATATGTACGCAGCTATTGATCTGTTGACGGACAAACTGGACAGACAGCTGATTCGGCACAAGGAAAAAATGAAGACTCACCGACGCACGGGTGACACCGCAATCCCTGAATAA
- a CDS encoding PTS sugar transporter subunit IIA — protein MDLSDLLEPERIRCQCEIQSKKRTLQTLAELLGESLRAKSASDAEALADNDTNESKSGTRKVRLSRKQSSKNEGEPETLSDMQILDALISRERLGSTGLGHGVALPHSRLSNIQEPIAALVTLNQGVDYESADGQPVDLVLGLLVPEHCNDEHLKILAQLARRFSDEALRTSLRGFVEPNNLYAHLASLPPTTD, from the coding sequence ATGGATTTATCCGATCTGCTCGAACCCGAGCGTATACGTTGTCAGTGCGAGATCCAGAGCAAAAAGCGCACTTTGCAGACACTGGCAGAGCTGTTGGGCGAATCACTCAGAGCAAAGAGCGCGAGTGATGCCGAAGCCCTAGCCGACAACGACACCAACGAAAGCAAATCTGGCACCCGCAAGGTCAGGTTGTCACGCAAACAAAGCAGCAAAAACGAGGGTGAACCAGAAACCCTCAGTGACATGCAGATACTCGACGCACTGATCAGCCGCGAACGGCTTGGCAGTACCGGTCTGGGCCACGGCGTTGCCCTCCCCCACAGCCGACTCAGCAATATTCAGGAACCTATAGCCGCGCTTGTGACCCTCAACCAGGGCGTTGACTATGAGTCCGCTGATGGTCAGCCTGTCGATCTGGTACTGGGCCTGCTGGTCCCTGAACACTGCAACGATGAACACTTGAAGATTCTGGCTCAACTGGCGCGCCGCTTCAGCGATGAGGCACTACGCACCTCTCTGCGCGGGTTTGTCGAGCCAAATAACCTCTACGCACACCTGGCCTCTCTGCCACCTACAACAGACTGA
- the hprK gene encoding HPr(Ser) kinase/phosphatase: MSSRQLTVGEAVQALGKDLDLSWAAGHDASSRMLTRDLAPGERPRLLGPLNFNSPNRIQLLGAAEVRLFNETSVLDTSRFEYSLPNTCDMIVISDSLPAPPSIIELAERERIALIRSTADYSQLHSRMRFLLTQLLAEREIIHGVMMDVHGTGVLITGNASVGKSELALELISRGHILVADDAPEFTRIAPGTLECQCPPLLQDFLEVRGLGVLNIALMYGDAHTRARKILRCIVHLQPVSGEDFNKDLAAIAGDRIGEPTGTRLVLGVKVPKRTIPVAPGRNMAVLVEAAIRDQILRAGGYSASRDLVSKQERALALASRQYRLRPSAPLPPKSGTDVTSDKETPQ, translated from the coding sequence ATGTCATCACGACAACTGACCGTTGGTGAAGCGGTACAGGCACTTGGCAAGGATCTGGATCTGAGCTGGGCGGCCGGTCACGATGCAAGCTCGCGCATGCTGACACGCGACCTGGCCCCCGGAGAACGTCCGCGACTGCTCGGGCCGCTGAATTTCAACAGTCCCAACCGAATCCAGCTTCTGGGCGCGGCTGAAGTGCGGCTGTTCAACGAAACCTCGGTGCTGGATACCTCACGCTTCGAGTATTCCTTGCCCAATACCTGCGACATGATCGTGATTTCCGATTCTCTGCCTGCGCCGCCGAGCATCATTGAGCTGGCTGAGCGCGAACGCATCGCCTTGATACGCTCGACAGCGGATTACAGTCAATTACACAGCCGCATGCGGTTTTTGCTGACGCAACTGCTGGCTGAGCGCGAAATCATTCATGGCGTGATGATGGACGTTCATGGCACCGGGGTCCTTATCACCGGAAATGCCAGCGTCGGCAAAAGTGAACTGGCTCTGGAGCTCATCAGCCGTGGCCATATACTGGTCGCCGACGATGCCCCTGAATTCACCCGTATAGCACCCGGCACTCTGGAATGCCAATGTCCGCCACTGCTGCAGGATTTTCTGGAAGTGCGCGGTCTTGGCGTCCTCAACATTGCCCTGATGTACGGTGATGCACACACTCGGGCCCGGAAGATCCTGCGATGCATCGTGCATCTGCAACCGGTCAGTGGCGAGGATTTCAACAAGGATCTGGCGGCCATCGCCGGAGATCGCATTGGAGAACCGACCGGAACTCGTCTGGTACTGGGCGTCAAGGTCCCCAAACGCACTATTCCAGTGGCACCGGGACGTAACATGGCGGTCCTGGTCGAAGCTGCGATCCGAGATCAGATTCTGCGTGCAGGCGGTTATAGTGCATCCAGAGACTTGGTCAGCAAGCAGGAGCGGGCACTCGCCCTGGCCTCCCGGCAATACAGACTGCGCCCCAGCGCACCACTTCCCCCAAAATCAGGTACCGACGTTACCTCTGACAAGGAGACACCTCAATGA
- the rapZ gene encoding RNase adapter RapZ encodes MTRLTIVTGLSGSGKSVALHTLEDEGFFCIDNLPSFLLTEFIDKLLASGSELYSKLAIGVDMRSERASADNLLKLLKELRARQDAEVEVLFLDTDRTRLVTRFSETRRKHPLSSQDLPLISAIDEEARLLEPVKDDAELVIDTSALNLHELRNLIRTYILGKTQVGLALTFQSFGFKHGTPASTDFMFDVRCLPNPHWEPDLRRFTGREKPIIKFLQEQPDVEDMFTEIRNYLQRWLPLFEAENRAYLTVSVGCTGGRHRSVYLVDRLADHFAQERNNVSRRHREL; translated from the coding sequence ATGACGCGTCTGACGATAGTCACAGGCCTGTCGGGCTCAGGAAAAAGCGTCGCACTCCATACTCTGGAGGATGAAGGTTTTTTCTGTATCGACAATCTACCGTCCTTTTTACTGACCGAATTCATCGACAAGCTGCTGGCCAGTGGCTCTGAGCTTTACTCCAAACTGGCTATTGGCGTCGACATGCGCAGTGAGCGCGCATCAGCCGACAACCTGCTGAAGCTGCTCAAGGAGCTGCGTGCCAGGCAAGATGCCGAAGTTGAAGTCCTGTTTCTGGATACCGATCGCACTCGTCTGGTCACCCGTTTTTCTGAAACTCGCCGCAAGCACCCACTGAGCAGTCAGGATTTACCACTGATCAGCGCGATTGACGAAGAGGCACGCCTGCTGGAACCGGTCAAGGACGATGCTGAGCTCGTCATCGACACCTCAGCTCTGAATTTGCATGAGCTGCGCAATCTCATCCGCACCTATATATTGGGCAAGACCCAAGTCGGCCTGGCCCTGACTTTCCAATCCTTCGGGTTCAAACATGGCACGCCAGCCAGCACCGACTTCATGTTTGATGTGCGTTGCCTGCCCAATCCTCACTGGGAACCGGACTTGCGCCGTTTCACTGGCCGTGAGAAACCCATCATCAAGTTTCTTCAGGAACAACCAGATGTAGAGGATATGTTCACTGAAATTCGCAACTATCTGCAACGCTGGTTGCCACTGTTTGAAGCAGAAAACCGTGCCTATCTGACCGTTTCGGTCGGATGTACCGGTGGTCGCCACCGCTCGGTCTATCTGGTTGATCGACTGGCCGATCATTTTGCACAGGAACGCAACAACGTCTCCAGACGGCACCGGGAATTATGA
- a CDS encoding HPr family phosphocarrier protein → MIQQELEIVNKLGLHARAAAKLVKLSSSFSASIDIEKEGQRVNSKSIMGVMMLAASFGSNVTVSADGDDEQEALAAVVDLINRRFDEEE, encoded by the coding sequence ATGATTCAGCAAGAACTCGAGATCGTCAACAAACTGGGCCTGCATGCGCGAGCGGCAGCCAAGCTGGTCAAACTATCATCATCTTTCTCTGCCAGCATAGACATCGAAAAAGAAGGCCAGCGCGTCAATAGCAAAAGCATCATGGGCGTCATGATGCTGGCCGCCAGTTTTGGCTCTAATGTAACCGTCTCCGCCGACGGCGACGATGAACAGGAGGCATTGGCGGCTGTCGTCGATTTGATCAATCGTCGCTTTGACGAAGAGGAGTAG
- the ptsP gene encoding phosphoenolpyruvate--protein phosphotransferase codes for MSLMFNGIGVSRGTAIGQAYLLRRNQIDVASRTLQKDTIPAEVRRFKRAVKMARAQLLTARDNIPKDAPSDVSSFLETHILMLDDAVLSQRPVEIIKTEMINAEAALQQQREELIKVFGSMDDSYLATRIDDVNHVIDSVLRALDGGTEHVLGSEQWKGQIIVADDLTPADTVTMQHHGVAGFVTETGGQLSHTAILARSLGIPAIVGVPNIRRYIKTGEVITLDGRLGMVLAEPTEEMLTDFRRQQKDNRLRLRELAKLLDTEAITTDGVKIRLSANIEIEEDLKALKRVNADGVGLYRTEFLYMNRETVPSEQDHFKVYTKVVRALKGAPLTIRTADLGADKQATGQLASRTRPQAHNPAMGLRGIRLCLSDTSLFIPQLRAILRASARGPIKMLLPMLTTVAEIKQCLKLVEQVKQSLREENIEFDEKMPIGGMIEVPAAAIEAERFAKHLDFLSIGTNDLIQYTLAIDRIDDQVDYLYDPLHPAVLTLIKMTIDAGLKSGIPVAMCGEMAGDARFVRLLLGLGLTEFSMPPNLILETKRNLITCRRATLKKQVSTMLAAHTCEERQVLLDKINASAPEN; via the coding sequence ATGAGTCTGATGTTCAACGGCATTGGCGTCTCCCGTGGCACTGCCATCGGACAAGCTTATCTGCTGCGTCGAAATCAGATTGATGTAGCGTCCCGCACCCTGCAGAAAGATACCATTCCGGCGGAAGTGCGACGATTCAAACGCGCCGTCAAGATGGCACGCGCACAGTTGCTGACAGCTCGCGACAATATTCCCAAGGATGCTCCCAGCGACGTCAGCTCGTTTCTGGAGACACATATACTCATGCTGGACGACGCGGTGTTGTCGCAGCGCCCCGTCGAGATCATCAAGACGGAAATGATCAACGCCGAAGCGGCATTGCAGCAACAACGCGAAGAGCTCATCAAAGTGTTTGGCTCAATGGATGACAGCTACCTGGCGACTCGTATCGATGATGTCAACCATGTCATCGACTCTGTTCTGCGTGCCCTGGATGGCGGCACCGAACACGTTCTGGGCTCCGAGCAGTGGAAAGGCCAGATCATCGTCGCTGATGACCTGACGCCTGCCGACACTGTGACGATGCAGCATCATGGCGTTGCCGGCTTTGTCACTGAAACCGGAGGGCAACTGTCTCATACCGCCATTCTTGCCCGTAGTCTTGGCATTCCGGCGATTGTTGGCGTACCCAACATCCGCCGCTATATCAAGACCGGCGAGGTAATAACTCTGGATGGGCGCCTGGGCATGGTACTGGCCGAGCCTACCGAGGAGATGTTGACAGACTTTCGCCGTCAGCAGAAAGACAATCGTCTGCGGTTGCGCGAGCTGGCAAAATTGCTCGATACCGAGGCGATTACTACGGATGGCGTCAAGATCAGGCTCTCCGCCAATATCGAAATAGAAGAAGATCTGAAGGCTCTGAAACGCGTCAATGCTGACGGCGTCGGTCTGTACAGAACCGAGTTTCTGTACATGAATCGGGAAACCGTACCGAGTGAGCAGGATCATTTCAAGGTTTACACCAAGGTTGTTCGAGCGCTGAAAGGTGCCCCGCTGACCATCCGCACGGCTGATCTGGGTGCTGACAAACAGGCGACCGGTCAACTGGCCAGTCGCACCCGGCCACAGGCGCACAACCCCGCCATGGGTCTGCGAGGAATCCGTCTTTGCCTCAGCGACACCTCGCTGTTCATTCCGCAATTGCGCGCCATTCTCCGAGCATCGGCACGCGGTCCCATCAAGATGCTGCTACCGATGTTGACGACGGTGGCTGAAATCAAGCAATGCCTGAAGCTGGTCGAGCAGGTCAAACAGTCGCTGCGTGAAGAAAACATCGAATTTGACGAAAAGATGCCTATTGGCGGCATGATAGAAGTCCCGGCAGCGGCTATAGAGGCCGAACGATTTGCCAAGCACCTGGACTTTCTGTCCATTGGCACCAACGATCTGATTCAGTACACGCTCGCCATCGATCGTATCGATGATCAGGTCGATTATCTCTATGACCCTCTGCATCCGGCCGTACTGACGCTGATAAAAATGACCATTGATGCGGGGCTGAAAAGCGGCATTCCCGTGGCCATGTGTGGCGAGATGGCTGGAGATGCCAGATTCGTGCGTTTACTGCTGGGCCTGGGCCTGACCGAATTCAGCATGCCGCCCAATCTGATTCTGGAAACCAAGCGTAACCTCATCACCTGCCGTCGTGCCACACTGAAGAAACAGGTCTCAACTATGCTTGCGGCACATACCTGTGAAGAACGTCAGGTCCTGCTGGACAAAATCAACGCCTCGGCACCCGAAAACTGA
- the mgtE gene encoding magnesium transporter: protein MEPEVEQKQSRTLAESISEGSVSAARKIMLAMHPAEIADALESLPPVQRRVLWNISDPEIDGEILMEVGDEVRESLVRDMDLEELVAATEQLDLDDLADFVQSLPEQLTAEVLAGMGRQDRERLEQVLAFPEDSAGGLMNMDVITVRGDVTLDVVLRYLRRRGEMPKQTDRLWVVDRYGRYLGELSLRLLLTHSTDTLVSDISLRRIEPLLAHTTQREVARTFEDFDLVSAPVVDDNNRLIGRITIDDVVDVIREEAEQSVMSMAGLNKEDDIFAPIFKSSRKRALWLGVNLLTALLASWVIAQFEGTLERVVTLAVLMSVVPSMGGIAGSQTLTLVIRGQALNQINKNNLRDLLTREVAIGLLNGVLWAVIMAALVWLWFGDKQIGMIIGAALIVNLVTAAYAGAMLPMIMKRLGIDPALAGGVALTTITDVVGLVAFLGLATLIL from the coding sequence ATGGAACCTGAAGTCGAACAGAAACAATCCAGAACACTGGCAGAGAGCATCAGCGAGGGCTCAGTGTCAGCCGCCCGCAAGATCATGCTGGCCATGCATCCAGCAGAGATAGCTGATGCGCTGGAATCATTGCCCCCCGTACAACGCCGTGTACTCTGGAATATCAGCGATCCGGAAATCGATGGCGAAATCCTCATGGAAGTGGGCGATGAGGTTCGAGAGAGCCTGGTTCGCGACATGGACCTGGAGGAACTGGTCGCAGCCACCGAGCAGCTGGACCTGGATGATCTGGCCGATTTCGTCCAGTCCCTGCCCGAGCAACTCACCGCCGAAGTGCTCGCCGGTATGGGCCGACAGGATCGCGAACGCCTCGAACAAGTACTGGCGTTTCCGGAGGACAGTGCCGGCGGCCTGATGAACATGGATGTCATCACTGTGCGTGGCGATGTGACGCTGGACGTCGTACTCAGATACCTGCGCCGTCGTGGCGAGATGCCCAAACAGACTGACCGGCTCTGGGTCGTCGACCGCTACGGCCGCTATCTGGGTGAATTGTCACTGCGCCTGTTATTGACTCACAGCACCGATACACTGGTCAGCGATATTTCCCTGCGCAGAATCGAACCCCTACTTGCCCACACCACCCAGCGAGAAGTTGCACGAACGTTCGAAGATTTTGACCTGGTGTCTGCACCCGTTGTCGATGACAACAATCGCCTGATTGGTCGTATCACCATCGATGATGTGGTCGACGTCATCCGGGAAGAGGCGGAACAGTCGGTCATGAGCATGGCCGGTCTGAACAAGGAGGACGATATATTCGCGCCTATCTTCAAAAGCAGTCGCAAACGCGCCCTGTGGCTTGGTGTAAACCTTCTGACGGCCCTGCTGGCCTCGTGGGTCATTGCCCAGTTCGAAGGCACACTGGAGCGAGTTGTCACACTCGCCGTGCTGATGAGCGTGGTTCCCAGCATGGGAGGCATCGCTGGCAGTCAGACGCTGACACTGGTCATACGTGGCCAGGCACTCAACCAGATAAACAAGAACAACCTGCGTGATCTACTGACACGTGAGGTCGCCATCGGCCTGCTCAACGGCGTGCTGTGGGCCGTGATCATGGCAGCACTGGTGTGGCTCTGGTTTGGCGACAAGCAGATTGGCATGATTATCGGTGCAGCCCTGATCGTGAATCTGGTCACAGCGGCCTACGCCGGAGCCATGCTACCCATGATCATGAAGCGGCTCGGAATTGATCCGGCACTGGCTGGCGGTGTTGCCCTGACAACGATAACGGACGTTGTCGGACTGGTGGCATTCCTGGGGCTGGCTACCTTGATTCTCTAG
- a CDS encoding DUF3391 domain-containing protein — translation MKLNRQSVLRHADTVSTRVVTESRWIHHNQLELGMYVNQLDRPWEETSFMFQGFKIDSYDLLRQVQDSSEYVNVQTQKLAKIASGSGLSGLKVVRNH, via the coding sequence ATGAAACTGAATCGACAAAGTGTTTTACGCCATGCAGACACGGTATCTACTCGCGTTGTAACCGAATCTCGCTGGATTCATCACAACCAGCTAGAGCTGGGTATGTATGTCAATCAACTGGATCGTCCCTGGGAAGAAACCAGCTTCATGTTTCAGGGTTTCAAGATCGATTCCTACGATCTGTTGCGTCAGGTGCAAGACTCCAGTGAGTACGTCAATGTACAGACACAAAAGCTTGCGAAAATAGCCAGTGGTAGTGGTCTGAGTGGGTTGAAGGTTGTACGCAACCATTAA